One region of Pseudomonas sp. B21-040 genomic DNA includes:
- a CDS encoding FAD/NAD(P)-binding oxidoreductase, with the protein MTADVVVIGGGSAGIGIVASLLKRAPDIQITLIEPNDKHYYQPAWTLVGGGAYDVRKTVRPMTQVIPRGVTWIKAAVVKALPEGKRLELSNGKSVAYQNLIVCPGLRLAWEKIEGLEQTLGKNGVTSNYRYDLCAYTWQLVQGLRKGKALFSQPSMPIKCAGAPQKALYLSCDHWQKSGVLQNMQVEFNLAGAVLFGVPAFVPPLMKYIEKYQAQLVFGSNLVKVDGPSRTAWFESKDEYGAVIRLAKTFDMLHVVPAQVSPDFIRTSLLADDAGWCEVDPGTLQHSRYPDVFALGDVCSTSNAKTAAAARKQIVVVAENLMAIRGNQPMPLRYDGYGSCPLTVEKGKVVLAEFGYGGKLLPTFPLDATVARKSAWFLKARFLPWFYWSGMLKGREWLTSLSKVE; encoded by the coding sequence ATCACCGCTGACGTCGTGGTCATTGGTGGAGGATCGGCAGGCATTGGGATCGTGGCAAGCTTGCTCAAGCGTGCGCCCGACATACAAATCACGCTCATCGAACCCAACGACAAGCATTACTACCAACCCGCCTGGACGCTGGTCGGGGGAGGGGCTTATGACGTGCGCAAGACAGTCAGACCCATGACGCAGGTTATCCCCCGTGGCGTAACCTGGATCAAGGCGGCAGTGGTCAAGGCCCTGCCCGAAGGAAAACGTCTAGAGCTGAGTAACGGCAAAAGCGTCGCTTATCAAAATCTTATCGTCTGTCCCGGGCTTAGGCTTGCCTGGGAGAAAATCGAAGGGTTGGAGCAAACCCTGGGCAAGAACGGGGTCACATCCAACTACCGCTATGACCTTTGCGCTTACACCTGGCAACTGGTGCAGGGATTACGCAAAGGCAAGGCCCTCTTCTCCCAACCCAGCATGCCGATCAAATGTGCCGGTGCTCCGCAAAAGGCTCTGTACCTTTCCTGTGATCACTGGCAAAAGTCAGGCGTTCTGCAGAACATGCAGGTCGAGTTCAATCTCGCTGGCGCAGTGCTGTTCGGCGTACCGGCCTTCGTTCCCCCCCTGATGAAATACATCGAGAAGTATCAAGCACAGTTGGTCTTCGGCTCGAACCTGGTCAAAGTTGACGGCCCCAGCCGGACAGCCTGGTTTGAAAGCAAGGACGAATACGGCGCAGTCATTCGCCTGGCCAAGACCTTCGACATGCTCCATGTCGTCCCCGCACAGGTCTCCCCCGATTTCATCCGCACAAGCCTTCTGGCAGACGACGCCGGGTGGTGTGAAGTGGATCCAGGGACTCTACAACACAGCCGCTATCCGGACGTATTTGCGCTCGGTGATGTGTGCTCCACCAGTAACGCCAAGACTGCGGCCGCTGCACGCAAGCAAATCGTCGTCGTCGCCGAGAACCTCATGGCAATACGCGGCAACCAACCCATGCCGCTGCGCTACGACGGCTATGGGTCATGTCCGCTGACCGTCGAAAAAGGCAAAGTTGTGCTGGCAGAGTTCGGCTACGGCGGGAAACTGCTGCCCACATTTCCCCTGGATGCAACGGTTGCCCGAAAGAGTGCATGGTTCCTCAAGGCCCGGTTCCTGCCCTGGTTCTACTGGAGCGGCATGCTCAAAGGCCGTGAGTGGTTGACCAGTCTCTCCAAGGTTGAGTGA
- a CDS encoding MBL fold metallo-hydrolase, whose product MQFHIEPFFDAQSCTYSYLVSDPVTRRCAIIDPVLDYDAAAGRITYSSAGRLIEHVRAHALTLEWILETHVHADHLSAARYLKHQLGGQIGIGDRIPQVQKTFAALFDAEDDLSLDRSQFDRLFADNETFHIGALSIRVLHTPGHTPACVTYLIEDCAFVGDTLFMPDSGTARCDFPGGDAHQLYRSIGRLLELPGSTRLFMCHDYKAPGRDVYCHQTTVNEERAHNIHVGKGIAEAEFVALRTARDRTLNQPRLLLPSVQINMRAGEIPAARANGISYLKIPLNML is encoded by the coding sequence ATGCAATTTCATATTGAGCCTTTCTTCGATGCCCAGAGTTGTACTTACAGTTATCTGGTCAGCGACCCGGTGACCCGGCGCTGCGCGATCATCGATCCGGTGCTCGATTACGATGCCGCCGCCGGGCGTATCACGTATTCAAGTGCTGGGCGCCTTATTGAGCATGTAAGGGCCCACGCTCTCACGCTGGAGTGGATTCTGGAAACCCACGTGCATGCTGACCACCTCTCGGCTGCACGCTACCTCAAGCATCAACTGGGCGGGCAGATCGGTATTGGCGATCGCATTCCTCAGGTACAGAAGACCTTTGCCGCCCTGTTCGACGCCGAAGATGACTTGTCCCTGGACCGCAGTCAGTTCGACCGCTTGTTCGCCGACAACGAGACGTTCCATATCGGCGCCCTGTCCATCCGCGTGTTGCACACGCCTGGCCATACCCCGGCCTGCGTGACGTACCTGATCGAAGATTGCGCGTTTGTCGGTGACACGTTGTTCATGCCCGATAGTGGCACTGCCCGCTGCGATTTTCCCGGTGGTGATGCACACCAGCTATACCGCTCGATTGGCCGGCTGCTCGAGCTGCCGGGCAGCACGCGGTTGTTCATGTGCCACGACTACAAGGCGCCCGGTCGCGACGTTTATTGCCACCAGACCACGGTGAATGAGGAGCGCGCGCACAACATTCATGTGGGCAAAGGCATCGCCGAGGCTGAATTCGTAGCTCTGCGCACGGCACGCGACAGGACCCTGAACCAGCCCAGGCTGCTGCTGCCGTCAGTGCAGATCAATATGCGAGCCGGTGAGATACCTGCAGCCAGGGCCAACGGCATCAGCTATTTGAAGATACCGCTCAATATGCTCTGA
- a CDS encoding amino acid ABC transporter ATP-binding protein has protein sequence MIKLKNVNKWYGSYHALADINETVAKGEVVVVCGPSGSGKSTMIRTLNRLEAIQSGNIFIDGVDIYDRSVSVNALRSGIGFVFQQFNLFPHLTVLENCTLAPRRLRKLGAKEADDLAMSLLDRVGLAHKACAFPSELSGGQQQRVAIARALAMNPPVMLFDEPTSALDPEMVGEVLQAMKSLAKEGMTMVCVTHEMGFAREVADRVIFMDQGQVLERATPESFFLRPEHPRAQRFLSDIRSPWAESGMAQAC, from the coding sequence ATGATCAAACTGAAAAACGTTAACAAGTGGTACGGCAGTTACCATGCCCTGGCTGACATCAACGAAACCGTCGCCAAGGGTGAAGTGGTCGTGGTCTGCGGTCCGTCCGGCTCCGGCAAGTCAACGATGATTCGCACGCTCAATCGGCTGGAAGCTATCCAGAGTGGGAATATCTTTATTGATGGCGTGGATATCTATGATCGCTCCGTCAGCGTGAACGCCTTGCGCAGCGGTATTGGCTTCGTGTTCCAGCAGTTCAATCTGTTTCCCCACCTCACCGTGCTGGAGAACTGCACGCTGGCACCGCGTCGCCTGCGCAAGCTGGGCGCCAAGGAAGCGGACGATCTGGCCATGAGTTTGTTGGACCGCGTGGGGCTGGCTCACAAGGCATGCGCTTTCCCATCCGAGTTATCGGGTGGCCAGCAGCAGCGCGTGGCCATCGCCAGGGCATTGGCAATGAACCCGCCGGTGATGCTGTTCGATGAACCCACTTCCGCGTTGGACCCAGAGATGGTCGGCGAAGTGCTCCAAGCAATGAAAAGCCTGGCCAAAGAAGGCATGACCATGGTGTGCGTTACCCACGAGATGGGTTTCGCACGCGAAGTGGCCGATCGAGTGATCTTCATGGATCAAGGCCAGGTGCTCGAACGAGCCACACCCGAGTCTTTCTTCCTGCGTCCTGAGCATCCTCGCGCCCAGCGATTCCTGTCCGATATCCGCTCGCCCTGGGCCGAGAGTGGTATGGCGCAAGCTTGCTGA
- a CDS encoding amino acid ABC transporter permease: protein MLDIIHNYGLFYLIGQYPNGPLGGLLMTLILAAMALVLAFPVGVLLALCRISPYRLLRLPVTGLVYVLRGTPLLMVIFWAYFLLPTLTGQRTDQFGTMLAALVIFDGVYLAEIIRAGILGLPRGQMESSRSLGFSYLATMRLVIVPQAFRNMLPSLVNQFVSTIKETSLGYIISLSEVSFVASQISAQLLTKPVQVYAVLGLTYFVMCFSLSRFAFWLERRLAVRTAKV from the coding sequence ATGCTCGATATCATCCACAACTACGGGCTTTTCTACCTGATTGGCCAATACCCGAACGGCCCCTTGGGCGGTTTGTTAATGACGCTGATCCTGGCAGCGATGGCCTTGGTATTGGCCTTCCCTGTTGGGGTACTGCTTGCGCTCTGCCGCATCAGCCCTTACCGGTTGTTGCGTCTGCCGGTCACGGGGCTTGTGTACGTACTGCGCGGAACGCCATTGCTGATGGTGATTTTCTGGGCCTATTTCCTGCTACCGACCTTGACCGGTCAACGCACTGACCAATTTGGCACCATGCTGGCTGCCCTGGTGATTTTTGATGGGGTCTACCTCGCCGAAATCATTCGCGCCGGGATTCTCGGACTGCCTCGCGGGCAAATGGAAAGCTCCCGTTCACTCGGCTTTTCGTACCTGGCTACGATGCGCCTGGTGATCGTGCCCCAGGCCTTTCGCAACATGCTGCCCTCGCTGGTGAATCAGTTCGTCTCCACCATCAAGGAGACCTCGCTGGGTTACATCATCAGCCTCTCGGAAGTGTCATTCGTTGCCTCACAGATCAGCGCTCAACTGCTCACCAAGCCGGTCCAGGTCTATGCCGTACTCGGCCTCACTTACTTCGTCATGTGCTTCAGCCTGTCTCGCTTCGCCTTCTGGCTGGAACGACGTCTCGCTGTGCGAACTGCAAAGGTTTAA
- a CDS encoding amino acid ABC transporter permease, with product MNTFDLSVVLSGQYHDWLISGFLLSIQLALISLAIALPLAIVIAVLRMAPYAALRAIAITYVEAIRNVPLLAHMLFWYFGAPELLPTPIKSWIYDHNIEAVSAVIALVLYTAAYMSEDIRSGLRSIPREQMEAGRTLGFGFLSTMRLVILPQSLRVTVPPLISQTLNLWKNTSIAMVIGVAEMMYQAQQVESSTFRGFESYAVTTVGYVGVSIIITLLSSWYQQRYPVRSA from the coding sequence ATGAATACGTTTGATTTATCGGTTGTGCTCTCGGGGCAGTATCACGACTGGCTCATCAGTGGCTTCCTGCTATCCATCCAACTCGCTTTGATCTCGCTGGCCATCGCCCTACCGCTGGCAATCGTCATCGCTGTATTGCGAATGGCCCCTTACGCTGCACTGCGGGCAATCGCGATCACGTATGTGGAAGCCATACGCAACGTCCCGCTGCTGGCACACATGCTGTTCTGGTATTTCGGCGCACCGGAGCTGCTGCCAACCCCGATCAAGAGCTGGATCTACGACCACAATATCGAAGCGGTCAGCGCGGTTATCGCCCTGGTGCTGTACACCGCGGCGTATATGTCCGAGGACATCCGCAGCGGCTTGCGTTCCATTCCCAGGGAACAAATGGAAGCTGGCCGGACCCTGGGCTTTGGCTTCCTCAGCACCATGCGCCTGGTCATCCTCCCGCAGTCACTGCGGGTGACAGTGCCGCCGCTGATAAGCCAGACACTTAACCTGTGGAAGAACACCAGCATCGCCATGGTGATCGGCGTCGCTGAAATGATGTATCAGGCCCAGCAGGTGGAAAGCTCCACATTCCGGGGTTTTGAATCGTACGCCGTTACCACGGTAGGTTATGTCGGCGTCTCGATCATCATCACGCTGCTGTCCAGTTGGTACCAGCAACGCTATCCCGTCCGGAGTGCCTGA
- a CDS encoding ABC transporter substrate-binding protein encodes MQTNRMLKKHWKTAVLALTLATSFSAAADQLSDIKAKGELVCGVLGTDEPFSYIKDPASREIVGYDVDMCNAIAANIGVKPVLKQLTVAARIPELQQGRVDLLAASLTHNKEREALINFSLSTFITGQKVMVKADSGITQLDQLAGKKILTIKGSTMEQSIRAKIADAQIVSFDSNPQALLALQQGKGLGYANDETSLAGNFAKLGDAAKDFRILPTPLSAEHIALGLRKEEPAFQEQVNKTLRDLESSGKADKLFTKWFGPETNMKFASRSFKIDTDQIN; translated from the coding sequence ATGCAAACGAACCGCATGCTCAAAAAACACTGGAAAACCGCAGTACTGGCACTGACGCTGGCAACCAGCTTCTCTGCTGCAGCTGATCAACTCAGCGATATCAAAGCCAAGGGTGAATTAGTCTGTGGGGTGCTCGGCACCGACGAGCCGTTCAGCTACATCAAGGACCCCGCGTCGCGCGAGATCGTCGGGTACGACGTCGACATGTGCAATGCCATTGCCGCGAACATCGGGGTCAAACCGGTACTCAAGCAATTGACCGTCGCTGCACGTATTCCTGAATTACAACAAGGCCGTGTCGATCTTCTGGCGGCGTCCCTGACCCATAACAAAGAACGGGAAGCATTGATCAACTTCTCTCTTTCGACCTTTATTACAGGTCAGAAAGTCATGGTCAAGGCCGACAGTGGGATCACTCAACTCGACCAACTGGCCGGCAAGAAAATCTTGACGATCAAAGGCTCCACCATGGAGCAGAGCATCCGCGCGAAGATCGCTGACGCCCAGATCGTATCGTTCGACAGCAACCCTCAAGCCCTGCTCGCCTTGCAACAAGGCAAAGGCCTGGGTTACGCCAATGACGAGACCTCATTGGCCGGCAACTTCGCCAAGCTGGGTGATGCGGCAAAAGATTTTCGGATTCTCCCAACACCCCTGTCCGCCGAGCACATTGCGCTGGGCCTGAGAAAAGAAGAACCCGCCTTCCAGGAACAGGTGAACAAGACGCTGCGCGATCTGGAGTCGTCCGGCAAGGCTGACAAGCTCTTCACCAAGTGGTTTGGTCCTGAGACTAACATGAAGTTCGCCAGTCGCTCCTTCAAGATCGACACCGACCAAATCAACTAA
- a CDS encoding PLP-dependent aspartate aminotransferase family protein has product MNQNKSNFSTQVIHAGEQSTYADNTIFPAIVTSSSFIKRSLDDNPDYAYGRVGNPTRHSYESCIAQLEHGFGAVACASGLAATATVLELLPKDSHVIVMAGVYGGTFRLMEDYRSKTSGLTTTYVDLNDLEALAASRRDNTRLIWIETPTNPLLQLVDIPCVTEFARAHGILTCVDNTFCSPWNQRPVEYGVDLVMHSASKYIGGHSDLIGGVVVAADEQLFTRLRGISMAIGAVQGPFDCYLALRGLKTLDVRMERQCSNALTIARFLSQHPQVEAVYYPGLESHPQHELCKRQMRSGGAVVSLKLKADRKAMAPFIEQLSIFVLADSLGGVESMINHSYSMSHNSLSHEQKIRLGISENLIRLSIGLEHVDDLIADLNAGFVRLPMTNVE; this is encoded by the coding sequence ATGAACCAGAACAAGAGCAACTTTTCGACCCAAGTGATTCACGCTGGCGAACAGTCGACCTATGCCGACAACACAATCTTCCCGGCGATCGTCACCTCCAGTTCGTTCATCAAGCGCAGCCTCGACGACAACCCAGACTACGCTTACGGGCGAGTAGGCAACCCAACCCGACATTCTTATGAGAGCTGCATTGCGCAGTTGGAACACGGGTTCGGTGCCGTGGCCTGCGCTTCGGGTCTGGCTGCTACCGCCACCGTGCTTGAGCTACTGCCCAAGGACTCCCATGTAATCGTGATGGCGGGCGTCTATGGAGGCACCTTCCGCCTGATGGAAGACTACCGAAGCAAGACGTCCGGGCTCACCACCACTTACGTCGACCTCAATGACCTTGAGGCACTGGCCGCTAGCCGCCGCGACAATACCCGGCTGATCTGGATCGAGACACCGACCAACCCTCTGCTGCAACTGGTGGACATCCCGTGTGTGACAGAGTTTGCCCGTGCACACGGCATCCTGACCTGCGTCGACAACACCTTCTGCTCACCCTGGAACCAGCGTCCAGTCGAGTACGGCGTCGACCTGGTGATGCACTCGGCGAGTAAATACATTGGTGGGCACTCCGACCTAATCGGGGGTGTCGTGGTGGCCGCCGATGAGCAACTGTTCACCCGCCTGCGCGGCATCAGTATGGCCATTGGAGCAGTCCAGGGGCCGTTCGACTGCTACCTCGCCCTGCGTGGGCTCAAAACCCTCGACGTACGCATGGAGCGCCAGTGCAGCAATGCGCTAACGATCGCCCGCTTTCTCAGCCAGCACCCGCAGGTCGAGGCCGTGTATTACCCGGGGCTGGAAAGCCATCCGCAGCACGAACTGTGCAAACGCCAAATGCGTTCTGGTGGCGCGGTGGTTTCACTGAAACTCAAGGCCGACCGCAAGGCGATGGCACCGTTCATTGAGCAGCTGTCGATCTTTGTGCTGGCCGATTCCCTGGGCGGGGTGGAGAGCATGATCAACCACTCCTACAGCATGTCGCACAACTCGTTGAGCCATGAACAGAAAATCAGGCTGGGCATCAGCGAGAACCTGATCCGACTCTCCATCGGCCTGGAACATGTCGACGATCTAATCGCCGACTTGAATGCCGGCTTTGTGCGGCTACCCATGACCAACGTTGAATAA
- a CDS encoding PLP-dependent cysteine synthase family protein — translation MNDWIRTAISRISRDLLRSADTHIHKLEIPGLKGIDIYLKDESTHPTGSLKHRLARSLFLHAICSGKIREGTHVVEASSGSTAVSEAYFAKMLGLRFTAVMPRNTASKKIEQVELLGGHCYFVDHSSEVYAQAQRLARESDGHYMDQFTYAERATDWRGNNNIADSIFQQMTGEAHPIPRAVVMSAGTGGTTATIGRYIRYKGHDTQLIVVDPENSVFYDSYRTGDSSLTGSQGSRIEGIGRPQVEPSFLPEVIDDMLKIPDAASIATLYWLERVLGRKAGGSTGTNMWGALKVASRMQEQGLQGSIVTLMCDGGERYLDTYYDRDWVARHIGDITPYAKQLDCYL, via the coding sequence ATGAACGATTGGATCCGTACAGCCATCAGCCGTATCTCCCGCGATCTGCTGCGCTCCGCCGATACCCACATCCACAAGCTGGAAATTCCAGGGTTGAAGGGTATCGACATTTACCTCAAGGACGAGAGCACACATCCAACGGGCAGTCTCAAACATCGGCTGGCGCGCTCGCTTTTTCTACATGCCATTTGCAGTGGCAAGATCCGAGAAGGCACCCATGTGGTCGAGGCATCCTCGGGCAGCACCGCTGTGTCCGAAGCCTACTTCGCCAAAATGCTTGGCCTGCGTTTCACTGCCGTCATGCCGCGCAACACCGCGAGCAAAAAAATAGAGCAGGTCGAGCTGCTCGGCGGGCACTGTTACTTCGTTGATCATTCGTCAGAGGTCTATGCCCAGGCGCAGCGCCTGGCGCGCGAAAGCGACGGGCACTACATGGATCAGTTTACCTACGCCGAGCGGGCAACGGATTGGCGCGGCAACAACAATATTGCCGACAGCATCTTCCAGCAGATGACCGGCGAGGCGCACCCCATTCCCCGCGCGGTTGTCATGAGCGCAGGGACTGGCGGCACCACCGCCACCATCGGCCGTTACATCCGCTACAAGGGTCATGACACTCAACTGATCGTGGTGGACCCCGAGAACTCGGTTTTCTATGACAGCTATCGAACAGGCGACTCAAGTCTTACCGGCAGCCAAGGCAGTCGTATCGAAGGCATCGGTCGTCCCCAGGTCGAGCCGTCCTTCCTGCCAGAAGTGATCGACGACATGCTCAAAATCCCTGACGCAGCCAGCATCGCCACCCTTTATTGGCTGGAAAGGGTGCTCGGCAGGAAGGCAGGAGGGTCCACCGGTACCAACATGTGGGGCGCACTGAAAGTCGCATCGAGGATGCAGGAGCAAGGCCTGCAGGGTTCAATCGTGACCCTGATGTGCGATGGCGGCGAACGCTATCTGGACACCTATTACGACCGCGACTGGGTCGCTCGCCACATCGGCGACATCACACCCTATGCGAAACAACTCGATTGCTACCTTTAA
- a CDS encoding Rid family detoxifying hydrolase codes for MKKIIATLAAPQAIGPYSQAIKCADTLYVSGQIALDPQCMQMVEGIEAQIRQAFANLGAILEEATMGFANVVKLNIYLTDLSHFALVNSVMEELFAKPYPARAAIGVNNLPRAALVEVDAIAVATC; via the coding sequence ATGAAGAAGATCATCGCCACCCTCGCCGCGCCTCAGGCGATAGGTCCTTACTCCCAAGCAATAAAATGTGCAGACACACTTTATGTTTCCGGTCAGATCGCGTTGGACCCACAGTGCATGCAGATGGTCGAAGGTATCGAAGCGCAGATCCGACAAGCTTTTGCCAACCTGGGTGCGATTCTCGAAGAAGCCACAATGGGCTTCGCCAATGTGGTCAAACTGAATATCTATTTAACTGACTTGAGTCATTTCGCGTTGGTCAATTCTGTAATGGAGGAACTGTTCGCCAAACCCTATCCGGCGCGAGCAGCGATAGGCGTGAATAACCTGCCGCGTGCTGCGCTGGTGGAAGTGGACGCGATCGCCGTGGCCACCTGCTGA
- a CDS encoding Lrp/AsnC family transcriptional regulator, with protein sequence MDSFDRHILSLLQRDADMPIKDLAEAVNLSTTPCWKRIKKLEKEGYIRAKVALLDPVLLGLGLSVLVQVKTQRHDKVWLDIFAKTVSQFEEVMAFYRMSGEWDYMLRVVVSDIAAYDTFYKKLITSVDGLSNITSSFAMEQIKFTTALPLPR encoded by the coding sequence ATGGATAGCTTTGATCGCCATATCCTCTCCCTCCTGCAACGCGATGCCGACATGCCTATCAAAGATCTGGCTGAAGCCGTTAACCTTTCAACGACCCCCTGCTGGAAGCGGATCAAGAAACTCGAGAAAGAGGGCTATATCAGGGCCAAAGTAGCCTTGCTGGACCCCGTCTTGCTGGGCCTTGGGCTATCGGTGCTGGTGCAGGTCAAGACACAGCGTCATGACAAGGTCTGGCTGGACATATTCGCCAAGACGGTGTCGCAGTTCGAGGAAGTGATGGCGTTCTATCGGATGTCGGGGGAATGGGACTATATGTTGCGCGTTGTGGTCAGTGACATTGCCGCCTATGACACGTTCTACAAGAAGCTGATTACGAGCGTCGACGGGCTTTCCAACATCACATCAAGCTTCGCCATGGAGCAGATCAAGTTCACGACGGCGCTGCCTTTGCCTCGATAA